AGTTTACGTCAGTAAAGGCTAGTATCACAAACCCACAGCTAagatattcaaaacaaaaaaatactttttttctgtcACCAGACATAAGGAAAGAAGCGCCTTTGCTATCATTGTTATTCACCACAAAGTCCAAGCCACAGCAGTTTGGTAAGAAACAAGTGAAAGGGATTCAAATTGGCAAAGAAGTTTAGTTACCACTATTTGCAGGTGATTTGATGTGATACATAGAGCTAAGTTCCACAAAGAAACCCTTTTAGAAATGATAAACCTCTACAGTAAAGTGGCTGAGTAAACATCTGTTACATTTTAATAAGCAAACCTCTAACTACAATAAAGCATTACTGTATACAGATCTTAGGTCAATGTGTATGAAGAAGTAGCATGTATGATCTAAGCAAACCTCATCTGTAAAGGAAATGAAGTGGTttcaatttgggggaaaaaaaccccacagcATAGAGGAATCTAAAAATGGGACTGGTGAGGAGATTCTTGGTAAAAGACTCATCATGAAAGGTTGGAATGAAGTGAAAAGACCTTTTAAGAGGAAGTGTTAGGCTCTTGCAGCTGATCTATCAGAAAATGAAGTCACTGAAGGCGCCAAGGAATCAGAGGGCCATAGTGACAGGACTGGATTCATGGTGGGAGAAAATAACTGCAACATCAACAGATTACAGCGCTGGAAAAACAAAATCCTGAAAACAGCACACATCACAGATTACTGAGCCTGGAGAGCACTGGACTCTGAGGCTGCTAGGAATATAATCTGCCTTGgctgaggaaagggaagaaaaagaaaactgtcattTGAAATTGAAGTTGGTGGACAAAGTTTCAAATTCTCTCTGCAGATGTCCCTGGTTTGGCGGCGTGGACTCCTAACTTTACCCAGATAGGCTATTTTAATGAGTGTTTTCTAAGGAAAACAGGATCTGAGTGAAGAAATAGTAATTCAAGCCTTGGAAGATTTGCATTCAGTAAAAGCAGCTGGCTCTTGCAGCACTTAATGGCTCTTTTGCCACTGGTGgaaattaaagaaggaaattttctttttctgctggATCTGTGCCTATTCCATTTCGGTATTTCTCTTGCTAAAGGCATCACTGCAATTGTTGAATTCCTCCACGAGTCAAGATGCCTCCTAGAGTGTTTTTATCTGCTTCAATTGTTGCCACCatttttgattttctgggacTCACTGCAAGTCTGTTTGTTGTAGTTTTCAATGGTAAGAATTGGATGGAAAGTCGCCGAATCGCCTCTTCTGACAGACTCCTGCTCGGCTTGGGCGTGGTGCGGTGTTTCCTGATGACTCTGTTTCTCCTAAAAAGGATCTGCTtcattgtctctccagctcttgtcAGGTCAGCCCAAATATCCATTTCTTTCCTGGTGTGCTGGATGTTTCTGGACTCCGTTTGTCTGTGGTTTGTGACCTTGCTGAACACCTTGTACTGTGTGAAGATTTCTAACTTCCAACACTCAGTGTTTCTCCTACTGAAGCAAAATCTCTCCCCAAAGATCCCTGGGCTGCTGGTGGCTGGTGTGCTGATTTCTGCCTTTATCACCCTCCTGTACATTGCACTCAGACTGACACTGTATCCTCCAGAACCTGTGAGTGGGAAAAACTCCACAGAATTCGATGCGAAGAACATCTTGTCTTCAGTGGCCTTTTTCATCCTGGGCTCATCTCTGCAGTTTATCGTGAATGTGACGTCGGCTTCCTTGCTAATCCATTCCTTGAGGAGACACATACAGAAGATGCGGAGAAATGCCTCTGGCTTTTGGAATCCCCAGACGGAAGCTCATGTGGGCGCCATGAAGCTGATGATCTGTTTCCTGGTCCTCTATATTCCCTACTCTGCTGCCACGATGCTCTATTATTTACGCTCCTTTGCAAGGCTAGGGGTGGGCGTCAGAGCCTTATGTATGATAGTTTCCTCTATTTACCACCCGGGACATTCTGTTCTCATTATTCTGACACATCCTAAACTGAAGGCAAAAGCAAAGAGGATTCTTTGTTTCAACTAAAAGTGGGACTTCAATAGTCAACAGCGGTTGGAGTAACTTCATTATTTGGAAGCAAGATAGTTTCCTGAGCAGAATTCCATAGTGCTCTAAATTTTTATCTGTAACTGTTGGCATGTGTCACTAGGGTTTGAGTgtctgtatttaattttattctatagtTTGACTTGTAAGTTAAACTTAGGGACATTTTCTAAGGAACATGCTTGTTCCttcctgatcttttttttttttttttgcactggaTGCCGCATCCCTACATAAAGGAAATAAGCACATCCTTCCATTAGTTACTGAAGTTTGATGGTCAATTCTGCCATACTTTATAGCTCACATCACTAGGCCAGTTTTCTAGGGTGAGCTTAGGACACTTGAATCAAGTTTGGGTGATAGTAAATGGTCACTGGGAGACATGAGAATGATTGAAATCACTCTAAGGCAgtgcaaagaaaaaattaaagttgaaaaTTAAGATAAAGGAGAAGGGAGATGGATATTATTGGAGATTTACATGAAAGGGTTCTGCACTAATTAGGCTATTGATTATTCCAAGAAAGGGAAGGACTAAGTTTCTAGAATTGTTCTGGTAGAATCTGGACTCCATATCTATTACTAATTACTGAAATAATGTTTTGTGCTATCAAATCTGGAGGATTTCATCTTATTCGAATCTTGAGATGAGAATTTAAAATCAAAGTGATTACATTCATACAAAACATCAGAGCTCTATACTAGTCACAGATTCCTTCATGGCTCCCCTCAATCCGTTCTTTCTTCACTCTACTCCATAGGAAGAAACTTTTAGATACCcataattttaaagattaattcTACTTGTGTGTAATTATTTCTACATGACCAAGTCTTACCAATATGAATGAATGGAAGTGATGGCAGTTACAGGTGGTGCCCAGAAGATAGCAggcccttccttcttcccctggccctttccttcctcctatgGACAGGAAGGTCCATGTGCTAACTGGCCACCTTGGGCCACACAGACGAGGTGCCCGAAACAGTGGAGCAGCTCCCATCCTAGAGGTAACTTCTGGATCCCAACACCACGGGGCAGCCATCCAACTCCAGAGAGTTTTCAACTGACCCCAGGACTGCTCAGGACCATCCCTGTTGTTCTGAGTCTGTACTTGTGTGTCTCCATTATGTTACTCTGTAGCTTATGCTGTGCCGTAACCCTGCACTCTAATGTATATgtttattatgaaatatatatgtagttaTTAACTGATAAATGATAGTCAAAGAATGTTTTTATATGATCTGGAATAGGGCAATAGTTccacaagtaaaataaaaatagagagcccagcaagctaccgagagtatcccgcccgcacggcagaggatggcaagctacccgaggtgtactcgatatgccaaaaacagtaacaactacgGCCtccattcctctgatcctgaaagagcccccaatatgccattgggctacacaactgcgtgacagggatgaatggagacattactggtgctcgctcgagcaaatctatgaacaatgtgATACAccgaaaataaaaatataaacctgGATATGCAACATGTTATGACGTTTTGTATAAAAAAGTGCCTACATGAGCAAAATTAAATaaccactgttttgttttgttctgtgtttcggccacacttggcactgctctgcacacaggaattactcctccagGAGGTGCTGagaggaccctatgagatgccagggatccatcCCAGGTTGACccacgcaaagcaagtgctctacctgctttaTTACTGCTCCATCCCCTTTCAAGATATTTTAGGAAGGAAGTCCATCTTTGCATGCTTATATGCTGCTTTTTTTCCTGCTTATGCAACTGTATttacttttctatttgttttcttgtaGACAGTGCTCCTGTGGCTTTAGTGTGTAATGTAATTCTCTTTTGTTGAAGTGGAAATGGCAGGAAGGGGGAAATTTTAATGAAGGGACAGAAAACTGCAAGCAATAAGTGTTACTAGTGGAAGAGGGAACAACCCACTGGCAGGACTACGTACTCCCTTTTCACCTAAGTGGCCACTCTCTACCCCTATCCATGTAGAAGACTTGCCTTCATATCCTCAGTTTCTGGACTCTAGTCATATATgccttatttatttgtgtgtgtgtgtgtgtgtgtgtgtgttagggtagAGGGTGGCTACTGAGAAAATGTGGCTTAGTTGGTCCTACTGCCACTAGTTTGAAACACCAGGATAGTTTTATGTTCCAGTGGTCAGAATTTATCAGTAGCATCTTCTTCACCATCAGAAAGTTCCCTGAGATTAGGAACCATTTTTCCAAAATTTCCGTTCTTGCCTGGCAGAGTCAGGTTGACAACACTAAAGGAGTATGCTGGCACTTCCCTTGGCATTGTGACTCCCTTCTCCAATTGAGTCTCACTCTTCCAATTCCACGTACTTTGCCAGTCTTCCATCACTCAGATGCATGAGTCGGTGTCAGCTGGTGAGGCTGTGCTGGGGTTTATAGCTGATTTCTGGTTGTGCTTTAGCGGGGAGCTTTGCTTGCTGCTTAGACGCTCTTGTTCAGAAGTTAGCTCGCTCTCAAGTGAAGGGGTATCAAGTCCTGCCTATAAATGATCTTTCAAATTTTGACTACTCCATATCTCTCCTCAAAATTTCAAACTCATGAAATTGATACAGGAAAATGTGTAACACTTGAATGTTATGAAATGTATAGCCTGTTCTGAAAAGTGTTGCTTGGGTTtactcattccttttttttttctcttttaaacctGTTCTGTTAATACCGGTTTCTGTAATCCCTATAAGTCTGCCACCTCTGACCCCTG
The nucleotide sequence above comes from Sorex araneus isolate mSorAra2 chromosome 1, mSorAra2.pri, whole genome shotgun sequence. Encoded proteins:
- the LOC101545939 gene encoding taste receptor type 2 member 4-like, producing MPPRVFLSASIVATIFDFLGLTASLFVVVFNGKNWMESRRIASSDRLLLGLGVVRCFLMTLFLLKRICFIVSPALVRSAQISISFLVCWMFLDSVCLWFVTLLNTLYCVKISNFQHSVFLLLKQNLSPKIPGLLVAGVLISAFITLLYIALRLTLYPPEPVSGKNSTEFDAKNILSSVAFFILGSSLQFIVNVTSASLLIHSLRRHIQKMRRNASGFWNPQTEAHVGAMKLMICFLVLYIPYSAATMLYYLRSFARLGVGVRALCMIVSSIYHPGHSVLIILTHPKLKAKAKRILCFN